In Silene latifolia isolate original U9 population chromosome 6, ASM4854445v1, whole genome shotgun sequence, the genomic window AtcatagtgaattagtgattagaAAATGTAATTGAGATTTGAGTGCAATGATTTATGACGCTAGGCGGTTGTGGTTCACTGACTTGGGCTGTATAACTCAACTGTATCTCCACTATAACTTGAATCACCAGCTAACCCGGTTTATTTAAAAATTATTAGTCCTTTGTAAATGAGTGTGTTGAAGATTCCAGGAGGTGATGTTTCGATAGGCATGTTTGTGCTCCGCTTTCATTGTTTGTGCTCCGCTTTCTTGCTTTCGCACCAGTATGTTCACTGCAAGTCATCAACTGATGTACTGATCCAGCAAAATGTTCCACAGAAGAAAGATGTATGCCGATTCAAGATAATTATGATATTTAGGTATTTTCTCGTAACCTTTTTTGGAGCCTCCTTTTGTTTCTGGCAGTCAGTTGTTATCTACTTATCTTTCCCTTCAAAGCCGTGCCTAAATAAGAATATTTCTTGTTGCAGATTAACTTAGTGATGGTGTTCAATTCTGGCATTAGATAGCGCGCTAAAGCAGTGTATGTGGGCATATGTAGCTCGTTAAAGAAGTAAGGAGTTTGCTGATACTTGTCTTGAATCAGCATTTCAGGTAGATTCACTTCTTTCTAGATAGAGGAAGCGACAAGAATAGTTTTGCAGTTGATGCAATTTGAACCTAGGTCATGTGTACAATGAGTGTTTTAATTATCCGTGTTGATTATTGAATGTGGTGATGAGAAATACAGACCGATTGCTACTGATCCCAACATCTGACATCTTTTACATATATTTCTCTTAAGCTAGTTAAGGTGTTAAAGTCACAAGGGATAATCTCCGTAAACTGTGTTCGAGCCATAAACTGTGTTTGAGCGTATCAGCATCAAAACTGCTCCTACAACTGTTGCCAAAAACAAAAATTGATCACCACAAGTTTTCGCTGATAATTGGTGGCAACGTGTCTTTCAAGGCTACGATCGTGCTAGATTTTGCTGCAAAAATGAACACAGTTCTATGTTATAAAACCGATTTTTTGGCGGAAGTGCAACAGCTGCAAAAAGAATGGAAGAATTATAAATCAGGTATAGCAATACAGTAAGAGTACATAATTACATAAGCCACAGCTTAACAGAGCAGTACAATTGAATTCAAATGGATACACATTTACAGCTAATAACATCATAATTGTCCGTAGTAACGGGTATAGATGAACTTGCGACCACCCTGTCAGTATTACCGACATTACCAACATCCAACACAACTGTGCTCAATCCTCGACCGACAATGAAGATTTTTCTTCCTGCGGCCACCATTTGGCAAGGTGGTCTAGTTAGGAGAGACGAGAGCCTACACACAGTAACCCATTCCCTGGTCTCCTTAACCCACATTGTTAACTTGGTTCCCGAGCTTTGGTCCAAGACGTAAAGGTTATCTTCGACTACAACTGCGGGACCTTGCCACCCTAGTGCCATGTCACCATCAGTGCGTTGCCATCTGGCATTTGATGGATTATAGGTAGCCATAGACACGTGTGGAGGAATGGCTGAAGTGCGAGATCTTACGTAGATTTCCCCATCCATCACTATGGAATCTTCTATGTCGAGGATGATATTTGAGTCTGAGTGAGAGTCCCAGGTATTAGAATGAGAATTGTAAGTGTCCCACGAGTGTTGGATGCTTGTCTTCAAACCGTAACCACCTATGGCATAGATCTTCCCGTCCAGAGTGCTACAACCAAAATAGCACCTAAAAGAATGAACAAATGAGTGAGGTAAACACATGAGATGCGGCGTGTGACGCTTATAACGACTCTCTTGGGCGGTCTCACGTTTATAAAATGTCAGACCAACCCATTAACTATAAACTCCACCCAACCCTATACTCATTCAGCaagtctcattgaagacgggcatatccgtcacaagctgaagacgggtcaagtaataccctcttcagcttgtgacggatattcccgttttcaatgagaatttgtgatactcATTAACTCACTATGTCAAAGATTAATCATGGCAATTAAATTCTTATAAGGGCTACTCTCATGATAATATCATCATGAGAACGTCTCATATGAGAATTTGTATAACCAAAGTAGATGTGCTCTACTTAACATGTGCCGAAGCTACTAAAGTACAGCACAGTTGTTTTCCAGGGATAATAGAAAAAATGTCCCCTAATATGACATCGGCAAACTTAATACTCCATGCCAGTTCCAGGCAAAGATACACTCGCAGTACATTCTATTGAAAAACATTGGCATGTCGACTAAACTACATCCTGTGCAACTTCATAAAGCATAATCAAAACAAACGAAACTGCAAGCTGACAGAACACAGAAGAAATACCTAGCAGTAGGCATCGAAGCAGCTTCACTCCAAGTATTCGCAGCCACATCATAGCAATAAACTTCATCAATGGCGTCTTCAGACCAACCACAACCCCCCAACAGATACAACTTCTTCCCAATAACTTCAAACCCCATTCCCTTTCTCTTCAAACAACGAGGCGGAAAACTAGAAACCGATTTCCAACACCCTTGCCTAGTACAACTAGGATCTAAACTATAACAACACAACTGATCACTATTTTTATCTCTGCACAAAGCATATATCCAACTTTCGCCAAGATTATTCTTACGGCGATGATCCCGCCACTCGTCGCTACAAATCAAATCCCTCCATCTCTTTGATACACATTTAAGAGCTGTATGATACTTCCTAGGAACCCTAGCCAAGCAAAACAACGCAATGTCGTCCGGAAGTCCATGAATCAATGAACAATGGCTTGATTCTTGGTCATTGTATGACTCCATGATCTTGATAATATCAACAATAAGAATTAGGCTTTTTTACGACATAATCATCGTAGTTAGCATTAAATGAACCACATAACATCGAAATATAgcttaagacggttttacattagAATTTTAAACAAATACTAAAATTAACAggaaaaaaaaccctaatttacAACTCAATCAACAAAATTGCGATCAAACATCAATGCATTGTAAAATTCGCGCATTATGAAGATtgatcaatcaatcaatcaatcaaaaaacctaaaaatttgGGAGATTATAGAGATTGCGATGATCGATCGGCGAAAACAAAGATGAGAAATAACTAATCGCGTGATTAGTAAAattaattgattaaattgattaagaGAAGAGGAACGATGATGAGCAGAAATACTGACCGTTAAGATTGGTGGTGGTGATCTGATCCGACGGCTGTGGAAATGGCGGAGAAAGAGGTTGATTTCACGGCATTGCTAGCTTTAACTTGCAATAAAAGCGCCAACATGTgacttgttttgttgtttttaagtACCCGTCTTAAACTCTAAACGAGTCAAATAGCTTGTTTTAATCACAACATGAACATAATAGAAACTAATTATTTCCCGCATTTTCTTTTACTTGCTTTTTTAAATGAGGAaattattttgagttggtctcaTTTAAAACGGGTGTACACCTTTTCTTTTCGGCTGAAACAAGTTAAACTCAATTAAACGAAGTTGAGCTGAACCGAACTGGATGGAGCTGAGATGAACTGAAtggaagtaagagttaattttgTAAAAAGATGAGCTAAACAGAACTGGCTGAAACCTGAAGCTTAACAAAGCTGAAGTATTGAACTGAATAGAACTTAGCTGAACtgaatgagctgaaattaagccaGAAAAAAACAGGTCCCTATCTGTTTTCTTAATTGAGTAATTGTTATGAAGTGTGGTGATTTCGAAGTGAGAGTACCTAGTGTTCCTTTTCAATCTCTTGTTTAGCAAGAGATGTCTTAACATTAATATATCGCTTGGTGCAATCGATGACAGGTTGAAAGGAGCACTTTCTCGTTTGATGTATAAAAAAGTATTAACCGTGGTTAAACTAAGTGCGGAGTTGGACTGCTCCGAACTAAATATAGTTAGTTAACTTAAGGATGAAGCTCATACTCATCAGTCATCACTTTATGCAAATTTCATTTTGAACTGATGAGAAACATCCTCTTTGCGTTGCTATCTGAAAAAACGGTGACTTTTGAAAGTCATTAACCTTTCGTTATGATAATTTATCTTGAACCAAATGGAAACCTTCATATACATGAATCACAAATATACATCAAGCACCATCAAAcaacaaaaaaagacaaaaacTATAATTTTATATCGTTTATAAAATCTTAATTTCAAAAAatacatcacaataacaccgatACAGATGATTAATTACTCGTAAATTTTTGGGTATTGATAAAAAGAATCAGTACTAGATAAGAAGCCGGGGAAGCTGTATGTGTACTATAGAGTCTTGCTGTCACTGTTTTGGTTTGTTCTGCACTTCTGCTGGATTATTCTGAAAAACCTTATTATTATCTTCAGCTTGAATCTGTCTTACTTCATATTTTAGCCCGGATGGCTGACGGAGGCGATTTCACCACCCTAAGTAGACCCTCTTGCACCAGTGTTACAACAAGCTGACACAAATCCGACCAATGGTTTAAGAAACTGGTTACTAGTCCAAAAAAAAAAGCAGAGCAAAATTTAGTACGGTAATACGGAGTATTAGTGTAGTCAGTGGAATGTACCTCCCCTTTTTGGTTGAACATTTGACCTGTAACCAAACCACGAGTTGCGGAAGAAGACGGACTTTCAATCTGCATTTCAAGATGTACATTAGGGCATTTGTGCGTGTGCGCAGGAACCAAAGTGAACAAAACCACGAGTTACAGCATTCTTACCACGAATAGTAACCAATCGTCAGCTTTGAGGGGCCTATGAAACCACATCCTGACAATTAAAGATCAAGCATAACTACAAATCATTAATCCGCTATTTAAGTATTTTTCCAAGGATTCGTCACTACTGATGCAACAAATTTGTTTTGAA contains:
- the LOC141586090 gene encoding F-box/kelch-repeat protein SKIP4; its protein translation is MESYNDQESSHCSLIHGLPDDIALFCLARVPRKYHTALKCVSKRWRDLICSDEWRDHRRKNNLGESWIYALCRDKNSDQLCCYSLDPSCTRQGCWKSVSSFPPRCLKRKGMGFEVIGKKLYLLGGCGWSEDAIDEVYCYDVAANTWSEAASMPTARCYFGCSTLDGKIYAIGGYGLKTSIQHSWDTYNSHSNTWDSHSDSNIILDIEDSIVMDGEIYVRSRTSAIPPHVSMATYNPSNARWQRTDGDMALGWQGPAVVVEDNLYVLDQSSGTKLTMWVKETREWVTVCRLSSLLTRPPCQMVAAGRKIFIVGRGLSTVVLDVGNVGNTDRVVASSSIPVTTDNYDVISCKCVSI